The segment GAAGCTGAGAGCCTCTTCCCAGAGCCACCTGTGACAAGATGCGGATGGACAGTGTTGTGGAATTGTCACCCAAGAAGACCTTTCTGAAACCCAGAGACTGAGAACATTGCCTCAGTACTGTCTGAAGCAGTTGATCATGTAGGTCTTGTTGGGCAGAAGCACTTTTACATGAGGCAAATAGTTCATGAATTTTTGTCTTGAGATTCTCATCAACTGCATACTTCATTTCCTTGTATtcctgaaaagaaaagaaaaatactatACCACAATAcattaaaacatatacaaatgcaacTTATCCAAAGAAAATGACAGCATCAGCATCCGTGACCTTTCTCCCAGTAAAGGCAACACTGCATATGCACAGAAACTAAAAGCAGTATATGTATAAATTTAATAAATGTAAATCTATTCATTGCAGACAACTAGACATACCATTTATCAACAAGTGGCACATAATTTATATATTTACCGAAACATACTTTACACATTCCTTAGCAAGTATAGAGAATGAATTATTATGGAATGTTACTTGATATTATAGACAAAAGTTAAATGATACAATGCCTTAAGCACATATATGTGTATATaaatgtttgtgtatgtatgtatgcatgaatgttattaataaatatatagatagaaagatagatagataaatatagatagataaataaatagatggatataCATAGGCGGCGGATGAATGGTCATAGTGCAGGCATGGTGTTTAGGACACAGGTTTGAGTCCCACCTGCCGCTGCAAataagctggcaatttttcagtcattgccaaaTGGTCTAAGACTACCACATACTGTcatgaagaccatctatcaacccagaCTAAATTCTTTTAAATGATGAGCAAtgatgagctccgaggggcagcatgagccaagcaaagatggcaccactataaacacttgcctgcaccataacaggctggggctgaccatcaggtccCATCAAGGAAGCCTACCAGCACCATGAGAAAAACgtgaaaaatatgtatatatctttttttgggggtggggcaGGTTTCACACACAAAACGTGAATAATCGAAGTGTAATTCTTAACACCCATCCAATAGTTGGAAAATATAATTATGCTTGACCTACCTTGGAATTGTGATTAATAACATGAGAGATAAATCATACATGCCCCAAAaaatattttggtatcaatataaaGAGTTAGTAATTGAGTACAAATGTCTTCTCAAGTAATACAGTATCATAAACTTCTAAACAATCACTCAGCATTGTGCTATATGGGAAGTCTGCCCCACCTGTGGCACAAGGAGAGGAGGCTGAGGCTGCAGTGCCATGACTTGCTCCAGTGCTGCCACATAGCAGGGGAACCCCAGGGAGGCCACCTGCCTAAGAACCCTTTGGGTATGGTCACTGCTCCCATCTGTTGCTGTACACAGGACACTCTCTGTACTCAGATGTGAAAGGaaaatttataaataaaaatgtttCCATTACAAATATATTCAAAGAGCAGGAATAGGGAAGCATAGTATTCAGCAAAACTTTTGATTACATGTGCACATATACATGtgtaaaaacaataaaacaatgatATACCATCTATATAAAGAAAAGCAGGATTAAAGCGCAACTTCTTGTGCGAGTTTTCTTGGAGTCCTTCATGAATGAGGTGCAGCAGGGCAGTCGAGGAGGTGCCCCCAGAGAGGCCCACCAACACACGGTCCCCAGGATGGATCTGCTTGGACTTGCCAATAGTTGAACGAAACTTGTGTGTGAAATATGCCAGGAAACAGTTCCTAGAAGACAACAAACAAGTACAGAAATTATCTACAATATACTGATGTAGTATAATGTGTAAAAACATATGAACTATCAGTTCAACAGAACATAAGCAGTAAAAAACATATGAACCTTCAGTTCTGCAAAACATGAACACTGCTTTTCCCAAGTATTAGCATTACTATcattacaaatacaaatttaagaaAATGAACTGAGACATTTAAGGAAATAGGCAAAATTAGAACTACATAACATGCAAGAATAATCTGTGATATGAATTATAATAACTACTTAACTTTCCAGAACTGAAGGCCTTACCTGCAGTATGCATCTTTCACTCTTAAGACAACTTCTGCCACAGCCCCCTCACACTTACGGCACAATACACCTCCCCTGAAATAAACCAATAGGTATATTTCTTATCCTAGATTTAATAAAGGGGGCCCATGAAATGCTAAACATGCATATACTCACTAAGGTATCGAGAAACTATCATAGAAATTACACATAACTTAATTGGCATTacaattaatcacaatttttttttatccattggTTGGTTACCCAGTGAATCATCAGTTTAACTCAGTA is part of the Eriocheir sinensis breed Jianghai 21 chromosome 32, ASM2467909v1, whole genome shotgun sequence genome and harbors:
- the LOC127006114 gene encoding cytoplasmic tRNA 2-thiolation protein 2-A-like isoform X1, producing the protein MCSVDPDEVIEMTQATEVLDISRGGVLCRKCEGAVAEVVLRVKDAYCRNCFLAYFTHKFRSTIGKSKQIHPGDRVLVGLSGGTSSTALLHLIHEGLQENSHKKLRFNPAFLYIDESVLCTATDGSSDHTQRVLRQVASLGFPCYVAALEQVMALQPQPPLLVPQEYKEMKYAVDENLKTKIHELFASCKSASAQQDLHDQLLQTVLRQCSQSLGFRKVFLGDNSTTLSIRILSQVALGRGSQLPKRVHFKAVSQNIEVYRPMREILQDEVLHYLRLQDITVPRLPAFRTKACEIWSYAGQMSLNNLPGSQTWALENQGGLFSIKPKDSTPGLKAFGVLIHALHL
- the LOC127006114 gene encoding cytoplasmic tRNA 2-thiolation protein 2-A-like isoform X2, translated to MCSVDPDEVIEMTQATEVLDISRGGVLCRKCEGAVAEVVLRVKDAYCRNCFLAYFTHKFRSTIGKSKQIHPGDRVLVGLSGGTSSTALLHLIHEGLQENSHKKLRFNPAFLYIDATDGSSDHTQRVLRQVASLGFPCYVAALEQVMALQPQPPLLVPQEYKEMKYAVDENLKTKIHELFASCKSASAQQDLHDQLLQTVLRQCSQSLGFRKVFLGDNSTTLSIRILSQVALGRGSQLPKRVHFKAVSQNIEVYRPMREILQDEVLHYLRLQDITVPRLPAFRTKACEIWSYAGQMSLNNLPGSQTWALENQGGLFSIKPKDSTPGLKAFGVLIHALHL